A stretch of the Desulforamulus ferrireducens genome encodes the following:
- the acpS gene encoding holo-ACP synthase, translated as MKGIGTDIIEIERIELAITRSGQQFLDRVFTRKEQEHCRGKVHCLAGRFAAKEAILKALGTGLREMRWTNIEILPNYLGKPEVKLSGPAEELAEQMGIAKVLVSISHDRGRAVAFAVAVGEEG; from the coding sequence ATGAAGGGGATTGGCACGGATATTATAGAAATAGAAAGAATTGAGCTGGCTATCACCCGTTCCGGGCAACAGTTTTTGGACCGTGTGTTTACCCGGAAGGAACAGGAACATTGCCGGGGCAAGGTGCATTGCTTGGCAGGTCGTTTTGCGGCCAAGGAGGCTATCTTGAAGGCCTTAGGTACCGGGCTTAGGGAAATGAGATGGACAAACATCGAAATTTTGCCCAATTATCTGGGTAAACCGGAGGTAAAACTATCAGGACCGGCGGAGGAACTGGCAGAACAAATGGGCATTGCCAAGGTGCTGGTAAGTATTTCCCATGACCGGGGCAGGGCAGTGGCCTTTGCAGTGGCTGTAGGAGAGGAAGGATAG
- the acs gene encoding acetate--CoA ligase, with the protein MLGQMKSEYAPEEQVFYPDLSFSTRANVRDARIYDWAGMDYENYWAEEAKKLHWYQPWNKILEWQSPFAQWFVGGKLNACVNCVDRHLNSWYRNKAAIIFEGEPGDQVVLTYQDLHREVSKFANVLRGLGVAKGDVVTIYMPMIPEAVIAMLACARIGAPHSLVFGGFSAEALRDRIQDAEAKVVVTTDGSWRRGKSIPLKQNVDNALVSCPSVEKVVVVRRTGCDIYMEPNRDVFYHELMKEAPLTCEPEVMDAEDTLFILYTSGTTGKPKGIVHTTGGYLTGVTSTHRNLFDLKEDDIYWCTADIGWITGHSYIVYGPLANGATVFIYEGAPDYPERDRFWELIEKYRVSIFYTAPTAIRLFMKWGESYPQSRDLSSLRLLGSVGEPINPEAWLWYHKHIGGERCPIVDTWWQTETGSVMVAPLPGLTPTKPGSATMSLPGIAADVVNELGEPVKAGESGYLVIKKPWPSMLRTIYKDPQRYVDQYWSRFEGMYFTGDGARRDKDGYIWVLGRVDDVINVSGHRIGTAEVESALVEHPAVAEAAVIGRSHELKGQAVSAFVTLREGIAWAPELEKDLKSYVAKKIGGLARPEEIICTWELPKTRSGKIMRRLLKDIAEGRTLGDTSTLADASVINQLIRQMEA; encoded by the coding sequence ATGTTGGGTCAAATGAAATCGGAATATGCTCCGGAGGAGCAGGTGTTTTATCCTGATTTGTCTTTCTCTACCCGGGCCAATGTCCGGGACGCTCGCATTTATGATTGGGCGGGCATGGATTACGAAAACTATTGGGCTGAGGAAGCGAAAAAACTACACTGGTATCAGCCCTGGAATAAAATATTGGAATGGCAAAGTCCCTTTGCCCAGTGGTTTGTTGGGGGCAAGTTAAACGCCTGTGTCAATTGTGTGGACCGTCACCTCAATAGCTGGTACAGAAACAAAGCAGCCATTATTTTTGAAGGAGAACCCGGGGATCAAGTGGTGCTGACCTATCAGGATTTGCACCGGGAAGTCAGTAAGTTTGCCAATGTTCTGCGCGGTTTGGGAGTAGCCAAGGGTGATGTGGTTACCATTTACATGCCCATGATTCCTGAGGCGGTTATCGCCATGCTGGCCTGTGCACGCATTGGAGCACCCCATAGTTTAGTCTTTGGTGGATTTTCTGCCGAAGCCCTGCGGGATAGAATTCAAGATGCCGAAGCTAAAGTAGTAGTTACCACTGATGGTAGCTGGCGTCGGGGTAAATCAATTCCCCTGAAGCAAAATGTGGATAACGCTTTGGTTAGCTGCCCGAGCGTGGAAAAGGTTGTTGTGGTGCGGCGTACCGGTTGCGATATATATATGGAACCTAATCGGGATGTCTTTTACCACGAATTAATGAAGGAAGCCCCGCTAACCTGTGAACCGGAAGTTATGGATGCCGAAGATACCCTCTTTATTCTCTATACCAGCGGCACCACCGGTAAGCCCAAGGGTATCGTTCATACAACCGGTGGCTATTTGACCGGTGTTACCTCCACTCACCGCAATCTTTTTGATCTTAAAGAGGATGATATTTACTGGTGCACCGCTGATATTGGTTGGATCACCGGCCACAGCTATATAGTCTATGGTCCCCTGGCGAACGGAGCCACAGTGTTTATTTATGAAGGGGCACCGGATTATCCCGAACGGGATCGTTTCTGGGAACTTATTGAAAAATATCGGGTTTCTATCTTTTATACCGCCCCCACCGCCATCCGTCTGTTCATGAAGTGGGGAGAAAGCTATCCTCAGAGTAGGGACTTATCCTCTCTAAGACTTTTGGGTTCTGTGGGCGAACCCATTAACCCGGAAGCCTGGTTGTGGTACCATAAGCACATTGGTGGGGAAAGATGTCCCATTGTAGATACCTGGTGGCAGACAGAAACCGGTAGTGTGATGGTTGCTCCGCTGCCTGGCCTAACTCCCACCAAGCCTGGCTCTGCCACCATGTCTTTGCCCGGTATTGCGGCAGATGTGGTTAATGAATTGGGCGAACCGGTGAAGGCAGGGGAGAGCGGCTATCTCGTTATTAAGAAACCCTGGCCTTCCATGCTGCGCACCATTTATAAAGACCCGCAGCGTTATGTGGATCAATATTGGAGCCGTTTTGAAGGAATGTATTTTACCGGCGACGGTGCCCGGAGAGACAAGGATGGTTATATCTGGGTACTGGGACGGGTGGACGATGTGATCAATGTTTCCGGTCACCGTATTGGCACTGCCGAAGTGGAGAGCGCCCTGGTGGAACACCCGGCAGTGGCTGAGGCAGCGGTTATAGGTCGCAGCCATGAGCTCAAAGGGCAGGCTGTATCAGCCTTTGTTACCCTGCGGGAAGGTATTGCCTGGGCTCCGGAACTGGAAAAGGATTTAAAGAGCTATGTGGCCAAAAAAATTGGCGGTTTGGCCAGACCGGAAGAAATTATCTGCACTTGGGAACTGCCCAAGACACGCAGCGGTAAAATTATGCGTCGTTTGCTCAAGGATATCGCCGAGGGCAGAACCCTGGGAGATACCTCTACCCTGGCCGATGCCTCGGTTATTAACCAACTAATCAGACAAATGGAAGCTTAG
- a CDS encoding DUF169 domain-containing protein, with translation MLLLNVAELAAKHTLSYEEIHKALAVLYKLEYNPVAIKFFFDQAEFDSIAAEKLPGPKMTYCQALLASRMDDYIVKITNDKLLCDNARTVFGFRGMTEEEIKDHVKYTNDWDLAKQCLESKPKLPVGELKGIVAAPLYKTPVEPDVIFMIVNPFQAYHILNDYIGATKVPSVTSSHTINSAVCGGSVNCYLNGTAEMKTMCAGSFTSGKTEKGEVNIFIPGSQIAAVAKQLLTRSNQYGGGASFIGAGGQAYPGMDVCKKCPMIRFKDEEK, from the coding sequence ATGTTATTGCTTAACGTTGCGGAGCTGGCCGCTAAACATACCCTATCTTACGAAGAAATTCACAAAGCACTGGCTGTTCTTTATAAGCTGGAATATAACCCGGTAGCCATCAAATTCTTCTTTGATCAGGCGGAGTTTGACAGCATTGCCGCAGAAAAGCTACCCGGACCCAAAATGACCTATTGCCAGGCCCTGCTGGCCTCCCGTATGGATGATTACATTGTGAAAATCACCAATGATAAACTTCTTTGTGACAATGCGCGGACGGTTTTTGGCTTCCGGGGAATGACCGAGGAAGAAATAAAGGACCATGTAAAATATACCAATGACTGGGATTTGGCCAAACAATGTCTGGAAAGCAAACCCAAATTACCTGTGGGCGAACTAAAGGGTATTGTCGCAGCTCCTCTCTATAAAACACCCGTAGAACCAGATGTTATTTTTATGATTGTTAATCCCTTTCAAGCCTACCATATCTTAAATGATTATATCGGCGCCACTAAAGTACCCTCCGTTACCTCCAGCCACACAATAAACTCCGCCGTTTGCGGTGGCTCGGTAAATTGTTATCTTAATGGTACCGCTGAAATGAAAACCATGTGTGCCGGTAGCTTTACTTCCGGTAAAACTGAAAAGGGTGAGGTAAATATCTTTATCCCCGGCTCACAAATTGCAGCTGTTGCTAAGCAACTCCTGACCAGAAGCAATCAATACGGCGGTGGCGCATCCTTCATCGGCGCCGGCGGTCAGGCTTACCCCGGCATGGATGTCTGCAAAAAATGCCCCATGATTCGCTTTAAAGACGAAGAGAAATAG
- a CDS encoding bifunctional ADP-dependent NAD(P)H-hydrate dehydratase/NAD(P)H-hydrate epimerase — MRVVTAAEMKEIDLQASEVYGVPSIVLMENAGIRVVEVIESIVSEVKDKVITILVGKGNNGGDGLVVARHLLNRGAQVKLLLLADPEEFRGDARVNLNIWQKLGQPFYQVNQLNGINIVKVALLNTHLVVDAIYGTGFRGTVNERVGRVIELINASNLPVVAVDIPSGLEADTGQASGPCIKASHTVTFGLPKLGLVVEPGATLAGRLSVVDISLPKILTESKDIKRQLLTKELVASWFKPRSSTGHKGTYGHVLVVAGSRGMVGAARMTAQGALRAGAGLVTLAVPQKLQPVVAATLDEAMTIGLPETEQGALAQTAREEILEACRRADVLALGPGLGRQPETVELVKSLLPELEIPVVLDADALNALAGATPILADLKVPAVITPHPGEMGRLLGIPVDQVQNERLKIACEAAQEWQVVTLLKGARTLIAVPGGELYINPTGNPGMASGGSGDVLTGVLAGLMAQGLAPGRAAAAAAFLHGLAGDLAAEKLGELSMLAGDILSYLPEAIKNVYL, encoded by the coding sequence ATGAGAGTCGTGACAGCAGCAGAAATGAAAGAAATTGACCTACAGGCTAGCGAGGTTTACGGAGTGCCGAGCATTGTCCTAATGGAAAATGCCGGTATCCGTGTGGTGGAAGTAATAGAAAGCATAGTGTCAGAGGTAAAAGATAAGGTAATTACCATTTTAGTGGGTAAGGGTAATAATGGCGGTGACGGCCTGGTGGTGGCTCGTCACCTTTTAAACCGGGGAGCTCAGGTTAAATTATTGTTACTGGCCGACCCCGAGGAGTTTCGGGGGGATGCCAGGGTAAATCTAAATATATGGCAAAAGCTAGGGCAACCCTTTTATCAAGTAAACCAGCTTAACGGCATTAATATTGTTAAGGTGGCCTTGCTTAATACCCATTTAGTGGTAGATGCTATCTACGGTACGGGTTTTCGTGGTACCGTTAATGAACGGGTGGGGCGGGTGATTGAGCTTATTAACGCCAGCAACCTGCCGGTGGTGGCAGTGGATATCCCTTCTGGCCTGGAGGCAGACACCGGGCAAGCCAGCGGTCCCTGCATCAAAGCCAGCCACACTGTGACCTTTGGGTTGCCCAAACTGGGTTTGGTGGTGGAACCAGGGGCTACCCTTGCCGGGCGACTCAGTGTGGTAGACATTTCCCTGCCCAAGATATTAACGGAAAGTAAAGATATTAAGAGGCAACTGTTAACCAAGGAATTAGTTGCGTCCTGGTTTAAACCCAGGAGCAGCACTGGACACAAGGGAACCTACGGCCATGTTTTGGTGGTGGCCGGGTCCCGGGGTATGGTGGGAGCGGCCAGAATGACAGCCCAGGGGGCGTTAAGAGCCGGTGCGGGTTTGGTGACCCTGGCGGTGCCCCAGAAGTTACAGCCGGTGGTGGCAGCAACTTTGGATGAAGCCATGACCATAGGACTGCCAGAGACAGAACAGGGGGCCTTGGCCCAGACTGCCCGGGAGGAGATTCTGGAGGCTTGCCGGAGAGCGGATGTGTTAGCCCTGGGACCGGGCCTGGGTAGGCAGCCAGAGACTGTGGAATTGGTCAAATCTTTGTTACCCGAACTGGAAATTCCGGTGGTGCTGGATGCCGATGCCCTTAATGCTCTGGCAGGAGCTACCCCCATCCTAGCTGATTTAAAGGTACCTGCCGTTATTACCCCCCACCCGGGTGAGATGGGGCGCCTGCTGGGTATACCTGTTGACCAGGTGCAAAATGAACGTCTCAAGATAGCCTGTGAGGCAGCCCAAGAATGGCAGGTGGTAACCCTCTTGAAGGGGGCGCGCACCCTCATCGCGGTGCCCGGGGGCGAACTTTACATTAACCCCACAGGCAATCCCGGTATGGCCAGCGGAGGTAGTGGTGATGTCCTGACAGGTGTGTTGGCTGGACTGATGGCCCAGGGTTTGGCTCCCGGTCGGGCTGCCGCGGCCGCTGCCTTTTTACACGGTTTGGCCGGGGATTTGGCTGCAGAGAAGCTGGGTGAGTTGAGCATGTTGGCGGGTGATATTTTAAGTTACTTGCCAGAAGCTATCAAAAACGTTTATTTATAA
- a CDS encoding LytR/AlgR family response regulator transcription factor, giving the protein MTLKALIVDDEYPARQELRYMLENFNNVEIVGEATSATEALALIKALDYQILFLDINLPGMSGLQLGAVIQELPRPPFVIFITAYDEHALEAFDVNAIDYILKPIDQSRLKRAIERVMRATQEREDSASKQSFVPPTNLKTQGEQGEGIKINRIPAEKQGKTFLVDIGDIFYAFTERDYVYIKTFSEKLFTRFTLKELEARLGSSMFFRTHRCYIVNLQKVKEIVPFFNGTYNLVLEDKDRSEVPVSRAQAKKLRKILGF; this is encoded by the coding sequence GTGACATTAAAGGCGTTAATTGTTGACGACGAATATCCCGCCCGACAGGAATTGCGCTACATGCTGGAGAATTTTAACAATGTTGAGATTGTCGGTGAGGCCACCAGCGCCACCGAGGCTTTGGCTCTAATTAAAGCTTTGGATTACCAGATCTTGTTCTTGGATATCAATTTACCAGGTATGTCTGGTTTACAACTGGGAGCGGTAATTCAAGAATTACCCCGACCACCCTTTGTAATTTTTATTACGGCCTATGATGAGCATGCCTTGGAGGCCTTTGATGTTAATGCCATTGACTATATCCTCAAGCCCATCGACCAAAGTCGGCTAAAAAGAGCCATAGAACGGGTGATGAGAGCCACTCAGGAGCGGGAAGACAGTGCTTCTAAACAGAGTTTTGTTCCCCCAACAAACCTGAAAACACAGGGAGAACAGGGCGAGGGTATCAAAATAAATCGTATTCCCGCAGAGAAGCAGGGAAAAACCTTTTTAGTAGACATTGGGGATATTTTCTATGCCTTTACCGAAAGGGATTATGTCTATATTAAAACCTTTTCCGAAAAGTTGTTTACCCGGTTTACCTTAAAGGAACTGGAGGCCAGACTGGGCAGCAGCATGTTTTTTCGCACCCACCGTTGTTATATAGTCAACTTGCAAAAGGTAAAGGAGATTGTACCTTTCTTTAACGGTACCTATAATTTGGTGTTGGAGGACAAAGACCGCAGTGAAGTGCCGGTTAGCCGGGCTCAGGCTAAAAAACTGAGGAAGATTTTGGGTTTCTAA
- a CDS encoding histidine kinase, whose protein sequence is MEKLRLLSQYLHKKIGFRVPEMATLLRLVAVQLILSVLFLLWHSELWLEWFLFSGLSLLGSFVILGLRPLRRVLTVRVDEKSFAPTLQIANETLPFMRLGLNEETAAKTAEIIQKISDVAAVAITDREKVLAFLGTGCENHPVGGSIVTRATREVLATGELKVVQHKGEFNCPVKDCDCPLESAVIAPLICKGEVAGTVKLYQTHKGKIPGSVVKLAVGVAQLLGVQMELAELNRQAQLATKAELDALQAQINPHFLFNTINTISMFTRTNPETARRLLIRLAAFFRHSLKRHGRFITLQEEMEYINTYLVLEKARFREKIRVVRNIDKSLLNYRIPVLTVQPLVENAIRHGITPKEGQGTVQISAQLRGDEIEIAITDDGVGIPPDIMPKIFQPGFGSGSGVGLSNVHERLKLLFGEDHGINIESEPGFGTTVWLRVPLVIDEH, encoded by the coding sequence ATGGAAAAATTAAGATTATTAAGTCAATATCTTCACAAAAAAATAGGTTTTCGTGTGCCGGAGATGGCTACTCTGTTGCGTTTAGTGGCAGTTCAGCTTATTTTAAGTGTGCTCTTTTTGCTTTGGCATAGTGAACTGTGGCTGGAGTGGTTCCTGTTTTCCGGCCTCAGCCTGCTGGGTTCCTTTGTTATTCTGGGTTTGCGTCCTTTAAGGCGGGTGCTGACGGTGCGGGTGGATGAAAAGTCCTTTGCTCCGACCCTGCAAATTGCCAATGAAACATTGCCCTTTATGCGCTTAGGCCTAAACGAAGAAACAGCGGCTAAAACAGCCGAGATTATTCAAAAAATCAGTGATGTAGCGGCTGTGGCCATCACCGATCGGGAAAAGGTGCTGGCATTTTTGGGCACGGGCTGTGAAAACCACCCGGTGGGCGGCTCCATTGTCACCAGGGCCACCAGAGAAGTGTTGGCCACCGGGGAATTAAAGGTTGTGCAACATAAAGGGGAATTTAACTGCCCGGTCAAGGATTGCGACTGCCCGTTGGAATCGGCGGTCATTGCCCCCTTAATCTGCAAGGGGGAGGTAGCGGGTACGGTTAAGCTCTATCAAACCCACAAGGGTAAAATCCCCGGCAGCGTGGTTAAATTGGCCGTGGGGGTAGCCCAATTACTGGGTGTCCAAATGGAACTGGCCGAACTGAACCGCCAGGCCCAATTGGCCACCAAAGCTGAACTGGATGCCCTGCAAGCTCAAATCAACCCCCATTTTCTTTTTAATACCATAAATACCATCAGTATGTTTACCCGTACCAATCCAGAGACAGCCCGTCGCTTGCTCATTCGTTTAGCTGCCTTCTTCCGGCACTCTTTAAAACGTCACGGGCGTTTTATTACCCTGCAGGAGGAAATGGAATATATTAATACTTATTTGGTATTGGAAAAGGCAAGATTTCGGGAAAAAATTCGTGTGGTGCGGAATATAGATAAATCACTACTAAATTATCGTATCCCGGTGTTAACTGTACAACCCTTAGTGGAAAATGCCATCCGGCATGGTATTACTCCCAAAGAAGGACAGGGCACGGTACAGATCTCTGCCCAACTGCGGGGGGATGAAATTGAGATTGCCATCACCGATGACGGTGTGGGCATTCCACCGGATATTATGCCCAAAATTTTTCAACCTGGTTTTGGTTCGGGCAGCGGCGTGGGACTTTCTAACGTCCATGAGAGATTAAAACTTCTGTTTGGTGAAGATCACGGTATCAATATTGAAAGTGAACCGGGTTTTGGTACCACGGTATGGCTGCGGGTACCCCTGGTGATCGATGAGCACTAA